Genomic DNA from Myxococcales bacterium:
ATATTCACGATGCACGGCCCTGACGGCGCTGATTACCCCAACCAGATCACCTACCACGAGGTGGTGCCGTTTGAGCGTCTCGTCTACGATCACGGCACCGACGAAGCACGCCCCAAGGCATTTTCGATGGTGGTGACCTTTGCCGAAGCCAAGGGCAAGACGACGGTCTACATTGCGATGGCGGTAGCCACGCCCGAGGCTGCGCGCGAGATGGCAAAACATATCAAGCGGGCCAACGGCACCTCCACGTGGGATCGGCTTGGCGAGTATCTCGAGCACAAGGCCACGGGCGCGGAGGTCTTGTTGGTAACCCGATCATTTGCGACCGATGCTAAGACGTTGTTTGCCATGTGGCATGCGCCAGCGGACGTTGCCAAGTGGTTGCCGAGAGGGGGCGCCATCACGGCGTCTGACGCGGGCGAAGCGGGCGAAGACGGCTGGGCGCGGTGGTCCATCACGACGCCAGCTGGGACAATCGCGCTGCAAACCACTGCGACCTTTGCGGCCGAAGGCGGAGATGCCGCCCGCGTGACTTTAAGATGTGCGATCGCTGGTGAGGTCACGGCCGAGGCGCGCGAGGCCTTCAGCGCGCAAAAGCGGTTCATGAACGAAGCTTGGAATGATGCCTTTGATCAGCTCGACGTCCTGCTGGCGCCGAGGTCGTAAACCGCGGCTTGTGTGATATGTATTCGCCCACGAAAGGATTACGTCATGTCAGCACCTACAAAGATCACCATCGAGGCAACGGTCATGGCGCCTGCACCGCGCGTCTGGGCGTGCTGGACGGAACCCGCGCATATCACGCAGTGGAATTTTGCATCGCCCGATTGGCAGTGCCCGCGCGCCTCCAACGAGCTTGTCGTCGGCGGCAAATATGTCGCGCGCATGGAGGCCAAGGACGGCAGCTTTGGCTTTGACTTCGAGGCGAGCTACAACGAGATCGTGACGCACGAACGACTGACCTACACCATGCCAGATGGTCGCGTGGTGAAGACAACATTTGAGGCGATAGGCGATACCACCAAGGTGACAACGGTGTTTGACGCCGAAACGATGAACTCCGCCGACATGCAGCGGGATGGCTGGCAGGCGATTTTGAATAACTTCAAGGCCCATACCGAGGCGGCTCGCTAACGTCAGCGCTGTCGGCGTAACGATTTCTAGAGCGCGGCAATGATACGGCGCAGCGTGCGCGCGAGGCGCAGTTCGCTGGCGCCGGTGTTTAAAAACTCCGCGCCGATGATGCCGATGCTTTCGTTAGCGCCCGCGTCCGCCCTTTTTTGATACACGATACGAGCCTTGAGCTTAAAACGATTTTGGCGTCCCGGCACCTCAAGGCTAAGCGGGAGATGTTTCGCGGCCGGTGGCAGCTCGCCAACCAGCGCCGCGCCACCGACGCTGATGTCGCGCGTGGTGAGCGGGTAGTCCCGGCCACCGATCCTCGCGGTCATGTGGAGCGCCAATGGTAAGCGCTCGTGGCGACGCTGCGCTGCCGACGGTGCCGTCCCCAAGGCCGTCTCAAACGCCAAGGCCGCATCGCGCGAGGCTTGCGGCAAATACATCCAAATGCCGCGGCGACGCGGCGGCGTGCCGCCATTGCTTTGGGTTGCCAAAACGCTAGCCACGACGACGACGGCACGCGGCCACTCAGGCCGGCGCAAGGCCAGCAAGAGCACCTCGCCGGCCGTGAACGCTCGTGAGGTGGCGATGAATACGCAGTCATCGCCATGCGCCGGCGGGATTGCGGTCAGTTGCAGCCGCTTCACCGCGGCCTCAGGCGAAAGGGGGGGCTCAAACGGAACAAAAACATATGTCAGTTTTTAATGCAATCGGCAGGCCACCGCGCCCAAACACGGATTCAGCTAGATGCGACCGCGTCGGCTCAAAAAACTGAGGCGCATGTGATGATCTGGATCCACCTAGGGTGTGGCGACGCGACCACGGTCACAGCGAAATGACGCGGCGAAAATGGCGTCGCGAAAGCACTTAAGGCCGTTCACCTTTAGGCTTAACGTCGGCGGGCTGGTGCAAACTTGCGCGGACCGCGTAAAGCGCCTTACCGTCGCGCGGCGTTTGACCTATCAGCCGCAAGGAGCAAGGAACCATGTCACTACCCTCAACGACCGATGTCCTCGTCATTGGCTCGGGCCACAACGGCCTGGTCGCCGCGACCGTGCTGGCCCGCCGCGGGCTCAAGGTGCTCGTGGTCGAAGAAAAGCCCATCATCGGCGGCGCGACGCGCACGGAAAAGGTGTTTAAAAAGGCGCCCAACCTCGGCATCTCGTCGGGCTCTTATTTGCTCGGGGTCATGCCGCCAGAGGTGATTGGGCTCATGGGCGCGAAGATCGAGCTCATCCGCCGCGATCCACACTATTTCTTGCCAACGCTCGATGGCCGCTACCTCATGTTTGGTTCGGACAAGGTCGCGATGCGGGAGCAGTTTCTCAAATTCTTTTCCGCCAAAGACTGGCAGGCCAACGAGGCGTTGACGACGGAGATTGGACAGATCCGCGACGACCTCGCGCCAAGCTGGCTGCAAGCGCCACTTTCGCTGGAGGCGACGGCCGAAAAATATATTCGCCCCGCGCTGCGCGAGGTGTTCATGAAGCTCGTAACGCAGCCGTGCGAAAACTATATCGCGCGCTTTGGCTTTGAGAGCGAATTGCTGGTGGCCATGTATGCGGTGACCGATGGCTTCTCGGGGCTGTCGGCATCGTTCGGCAC
This window encodes:
- a CDS encoding SRPBCC family protein → MPAKPNEIVLTRVYDAPLSLMWEVWTDQAHLERWWGPRGFTIATQHKEIRPGGKWIFTMHGPDGADYPNQITYHEVVPFERLVYDHGTDEARPKAFSMVVTFAEAKGKTTVYIAMAVATPEAAREMAKHIKRANGTSTWDRLGEYLEHKATGAEVLLVTRSFATDAKTLFAMWHAPADVAKWLPRGGAITASDAGEAGEDGWARWSITTPAGTIALQTTATFAAEGGDAARVTLRCAIAGEVTAEAREAFSAQKRFMNEAWNDAFDQLDVLLAPRS
- a CDS encoding SRPBCC family protein encodes the protein MSAPTKITIEATVMAPAPRVWACWTEPAHITQWNFASPDWQCPRASNELVVGGKYVARMEAKDGSFGFDFEASYNEIVTHERLTYTMPDGRVVKTTFEAIGDTTKVTTVFDAETMNSADMQRDGWQAILNNFKAHTEAAR
- a CDS encoding PilZ domain-containing protein, with protein sequence MKRLQLTAIPPAHGDDCVFIATSRAFTAGEVLLLALRRPEWPRAVVVVASVLATQSNGGTPPRRRGIWMYLPQASRDAALAFETALGTAPSAAQRRHERLPLALHMTARIGGRDYPLTTRDISVGGAALVGELPPAAKHLPLSLEVPGRQNRFKLKARIVYQKRADAGANESIGIIGAEFLNTGASELRLARTLRRIIAAL